One genomic window of Silurus meridionalis isolate SWU-2019-XX chromosome 22, ASM1480568v1, whole genome shotgun sequence includes the following:
- the LOC124375983 gene encoding keratin, type I cytoskeletal 13-like gives MASTFSTHSSVASRSVIGGSSRMSIGGGGRISAMRAGSVYGGAGGSGVRISQASRSLSFGGAGGSVGGGFSSGAGFGGGAGEVDSSIIGNEKFTMQNLNDRLATYLEKVRSLEKANAELELKIHQFLDSKTSPTSRDHTGSLASITQLQVKILDAFQLNGTVHLSIDNASLAADDFRMKFENELALRQYVEADIAGLKRLLDDLNLTKKDLTLQIEALNEELVFLKKNHEEELLSTRSQMSGQIHVEVDAAPQQDLTKVMEEIREHYEAVAAKSQRELEGWFQTKSETLKQEVAGSTETLAISKTEVNSVKSTLQSLEIELQSLLAMKASLEGTLSEIQSRYSIQLSGYQVQVTSMEEQLVQLRADLEHQSQEYQMLLDIKTRLEMEIAEYRRLLDAEGSGSASISSSKTSTTKTAIITVVEEVVDGKVVSTSSTSITK, from the exons ATGGCCAGCACCTTCTCCACCCACAGCAGTGTTGCATCCAGATCAGTAATCGGAGGATCTTCACGGATGTCTATTGGTGGTGGAGGCCGGATTAGTGCTATGCGGGCGGGAAGTGTCTATGGTGGAGCAGGAGGGTCTGGTGTTCGCATCTCCCAAGCTTCTCGTTCCTTGTCCTTTGGTGGAGCTGGAGGCAGTGTTGGTGGGGGCTTCAGCTCTGGTGCAGGATTCGGAGGTGGTGCTGGGGAAGTGGATAGTAGCATCATCGGAAATGAAAAGTTCACCATGCAGAACCTTAACGACCGTCTGGCCACCTATCTGGAGAAGGTGCGATCGCTGGAGAAGGCCAATGCAGAGCTTGAACTCAAGATCCATCAGTTCCTGGACAGCAAGACCTCACCTACCTCACGGGACCACACTGGTTCCTTGGCTAGCATCACTCAGCTTCAGGTCAAG ATTCTTGATGCCTTTCAGTTGAATGGTACGGTTCACCTCAGCATTGACAATGCCAGCCTGGCTGCAGATGACTTCAGGATGAA GTTTGAGAATGAGTTGGCCTTGCGTCAATATGTTGAGGCCGATATTGCTGGACTGAAGAGGCTGCTGGATGATCTGAACCTGACCAAAAAAGATCTCACGCTGCAGATCGAGGCCCTGAACGAGGAGCTGGTTTTCCTCAAGAAGAACCACGAGGAG GAATTGCTATCCACACGCAGCCAGATGAGTGGACAGATTCATGTTGAGGTCGATGCTGCACCACAGCAAGATCTCACCAAGGTCATGGAAGAAATCCGCGAGCACTATGAAGCTGTTGCTGCCAAGAGCCAGAGAGAGCTGGAGGGCTGGTTCCAGACAAAG TCTGAGAccctgaaacaggaagtggctggCAGCACTGAGACTCTGGCCATCTCCAAAACAGAAGTGAACTCTGTGAAGAGCACATTGCAGTCTTTGGAAATTGAGCTCCAGTCTCTGTTGGCCATG AAAGCCTCATTGGAGGGAACCCTGTCAGAAATCCAGTCCCGTTATTCCATACAACTATCAGGATACCAAGTGCAG GTTACAAGTATGGAGGAGCAGCTGGTGCAGCTTCGTGCTGATCTGGAGCATCAGTCTCAGGAGTATCAGATGCTGCTGGACATCAAGACCAGACTGGAGATGGAGATTGCTGAGTACAGGAGACTCCTGGATGCTGAGGGTAGTGGCAG TGCCTCGATTTCCTCCTCCAAGACCTCCACCACCAAGACTGCAATCATCACtgtggtggaggaggtggtCGATGGGAAGGTCGTCTCCACCTCCTCTACATCTATCACCAAATAA